A genomic stretch from Candidatus Zixiibacteriota bacterium includes:
- a CDS encoding thrombospondin type 3 repeat-containing protein has translation MKTAFVCAAVLLLMTVPAMAQGNGSSVTLDEVEGLVNGNIEVGAGTVSFHFGFTNGDGANKAKGITNGFELYGSDSSVTWDLVSYGDEFSWGPWEGDIFFFTSPYWHGVGSDTIGFGASVMLGMGLPPAYSGPALFFEFQFADTASIGGTFCIDSCYFPPNGTWMWAYGSTVGSFPPAWGGPHCYDVVTDYDADGDGIVEPDDNCPWVFNPDQLDGDADGAGDMCDNCIAHVNPDQSDLDADGLGDLCDECPEDAEDDFDSDGICGDIDNCPHNPNPDQVDDDQNGIGDVCQPGCCLNRGDVDRSGGPSPLDIADLVYMADFQFGGGPWPPCMEEADIDGSGAHVIDITDLIWLMEYMFDGGLSPAECP, from the coding sequence ATGAAAACAGCTTTCGTATGCGCAGCCGTTCTTTTACTAATGACCGTACCGGCGATGGCGCAAGGGAATGGGTCGTCGGTCACCCTGGACGAAGTCGAAGGATTGGTCAATGGAAATATCGAGGTCGGCGCCGGAACTGTGTCATTCCACTTCGGCTTCACCAACGGTGATGGGGCGAACAAGGCCAAGGGGATAACCAACGGCTTCGAGCTTTACGGCAGTGATTCGTCGGTCACTTGGGATCTCGTGAGCTATGGGGACGAATTCTCTTGGGGACCCTGGGAAGGTGATATATTTTTCTTTACATCGCCCTATTGGCACGGTGTCGGTTCCGACACGATTGGGTTTGGAGCGAGCGTCATGCTGGGAATGGGTCTTCCGCCGGCCTACAGTGGCCCGGCTTTGTTTTTTGAGTTTCAGTTTGCCGACACGGCGAGCATTGGAGGGACATTCTGCATCGACTCGTGCTACTTTCCACCCAACGGAACCTGGATGTGGGCTTATGGATCAACAGTGGGCTCCTTCCCGCCGGCTTGGGGAGGGCCGCACTGCTATGACGTGGTCACCGATTACGACGCCGACGGTGACGGAATAGTGGAGCCGGACGACAACTGCCCTTGGGTGTTTAACCCCGATCAACTGGACGGCGATGCCGACGGGGCCGGGGACATGTGCGACAATTGTATTGCACACGTCAATCCGGATCAGTCCGACCTCGACGCCGACGGGCTTGGGGACCTGTGTGACGAATGTCCCGAAGATGCAGAGGATGACTTCGATAGCGATGGGATTTGTGGAGACATCGATAACTGTCCGCACAATCCCAATCCGGATCAGGTCGATGACGACCAGAACGGCATTGGTGATGTATGTCAGCCCGGATGCTGCCTGAATCGCGGTGATGTCGACCGGAGCGGTGGACCTTCGCCTTTGGACATCGCCGATCTCGTTTACATGGCCGACTTCCAGTTTGGTGGTGGACCCTGGCCGCCCTGCATGGAAGAGGCCGACATCGACGGTAGCGGTGCCCATGTCATTGACATTACCGACCTGATCTGGTTGATGGAATACATGTTTGACGGTGGTCTGTCGCCGGCGGAGTGTCCTTAA
- a CDS encoding O-antigen ligase family protein: MSLDSVIGMNQGGTRLPLSTSGMVAVTIVLLLPSIALLLAGKTLLALAPIAAATCVIIVSHPRLAVYQYVFAIFIQWVLVDSIPLLLTDVAAALVILAATLDLLVDHRLPLRFPRLTLNFAVLIAAVFVAGMVGSNPTISLRVLARLTFLMLSFLSIYRLAGKSRIDTLVRVFFWVCVGHALIVLGGFIATGGGERSWGFSPMTFNALAMMTLPVATSLYLWHRKSGAVWYLLGTAVVLGGLISTQSRFSIIFALIMSLLVVILSWRYHRRLRAENRQSGFAMEQVRVSLRCRWLVIGAAGLTLAVIGLNPGMLQGVVDRFTVVLESPTGSTVFLRLTLWSFALKAFLSDPLTGIGPGCFRSIHHILPTLSLSEVGPWVRGLSAHNLFLHYLAEAGLIGGISLAALMINQFRLSRRIWSSQVELQNRACTLALYATGTLFVVTTFLETGWLWGQGGYAFAFFVAMIARQHSRKVNAEAGD; this comes from the coding sequence ATGTCTTTAGATAGTGTGATTGGCATGAATCAGGGTGGGACCCGCTTACCCCTTTCCACCTCCGGAATGGTCGCCGTTACAATCGTGTTGTTGCTCCCTTCTATCGCCCTGTTACTGGCGGGCAAGACACTCCTGGCGCTGGCGCCGATTGCCGCTGCGACATGTGTGATAATAGTGTCGCACCCCAGGTTGGCTGTGTATCAGTATGTGTTTGCGATCTTCATTCAATGGGTCTTGGTCGATTCGATTCCCTTGTTACTCACCGATGTCGCCGCGGCCCTGGTGATACTGGCCGCCACCCTGGACCTGCTGGTCGACCATCGCCTCCCCTTGCGATTCCCGCGCCTGACTCTTAATTTTGCGGTGCTCATTGCCGCAGTTTTTGTTGCCGGAATGGTGGGCAGCAATCCGACAATCTCGCTAAGAGTGCTGGCCCGCCTGACCTTTCTCATGCTCTCATTTCTATCGATCTACCGACTGGCCGGTAAGAGCAGGATTGACACGCTGGTCAGGGTCTTTTTCTGGGTCTGTGTCGGCCATGCTCTCATCGTGCTGGGTGGGTTTATAGCTACCGGTGGTGGCGAGCGCAGTTGGGGCTTCTCACCCATGACTTTCAACGCGCTGGCCATGATGACTCTTCCGGTAGCGACCAGTCTGTATCTGTGGCACAGAAAAAGTGGAGCCGTTTGGTACCTGCTGGGCACTGCCGTTGTCCTGGGGGGGCTGATTTCGACGCAGTCTCGATTCTCCATAATCTTCGCCCTGATCATGTCACTACTGGTAGTGATATTGTCCTGGCGGTATCATCGACGCCTTAGGGCAGAAAACAGACAGTCCGGGTTTGCCATGGAACAGGTCAGAGTAAGCTTGAGATGTCGGTGGCTGGTCATCGGCGCTGCCGGCCTGACATTGGCCGTTATCGGTCTGAATCCGGGTATGCTGCAAGGTGTTGTCGATCGTTTCACAGTCGTGCTTGAATCCCCGACCGGTTCGACGGTTTTTCTTCGCTTGACCTTATGGAGTTTTGCCTTGAAGGCCTTCCTGAGTGATCCGCTGACCGGAATAGGTCCCGGCTGTTTCCGCAGCATCCACCATATCCTTCCGACACTAAGTCTCTCGGAGGTTGGACCCTGGGTTCGCGGACTATCGGCCCACAATTTGTTCTTGCACTATCTGGCTGAAGCCGGTTTGATCGGTGGGATTTCTCTGGCTGCGCTGATGATTAATCAGTTTCGTCTCAGTCGCCGAATCTGGTCATCGCAGGTTGAACTGCAAAACCGTGCCTGCACCCTGGCCTTGTACGCCACCGGGACTCTCTTTGTGGTCACCACCTTCCTGGAGACCGGATGGCTTTGGGGGCAGGGCGGTTACGCCTTCGCGTTTTTCGTCGCCATGATCGCGCGACAACACAGCCGCAAGGTCAATGCCGAGGCCGGGGATTAG
- a CDS encoding ferritin family protein, which yields MKFDSVEQILTFAIGKEQEAADFYTDLAGKMEGKQMREAFLEFAAEELGHKKKLEAVVEGKVLLSSEERVVDLKIGESLTEVDAKPDMGFQEALMVAIQNETNAYTLYKNLAVATDDSGLKDLFLGLAQEEAKHKLRFEVEYDDFVHQEN from the coding sequence ATGAAATTCGATTCAGTTGAACAGATACTGACTTTTGCAATCGGAAAAGAACAGGAAGCCGCAGATTTTTATACCGACCTGGCCGGAAAGATGGAAGGCAAACAGATGCGCGAAGCTTTCCTTGAGTTTGCCGCCGAAGAACTTGGTCACAAGAAAAAACTGGAAGCCGTTGTCGAAGGTAAAGTACTGCTTAGCTCCGAAGAAAGAGTGGTCGATCTCAAGATAGGTGAGAGTCTGACCGAAGTCGATGCCAAACCGGACATGGGTTTTCAGGAAGCGTTGATGGTAGCCATTCAAAACGAAACCAACGCCTACACGCTCTACAAGAATCTGGCCGTGGCCACCGACGATTCCGGATTGAAGGATCTTTTCCTGGGACTGGCTCAGGAAGAGGCCAAGCACAAACTTCGCTTCGAAGTGGAGTACGACGATTTCGTCCACCAGGAAAACTAA
- the gltA gene encoding NADPH-dependent glutamate synthase codes for MKIPRQSMPEQEPNVRNSNFQEVPLGLTEEQALLEANRCIECKKAPCIPGCPVEVDIPGFIRLVMDKEYAAAARKIKETNALPAVCGRVCPQEEQCEMVCTLSKKFKPVAVGYLERFVADYERENDLVQLPEIAPPTGKKVAIVGSGPAGLTVAGDLVKLGHKITVFEALHKPGGVLVYGIPEFRLPKHIVQAECDVLAEMGVEFQNSTVVGKMDTIDELFEMGYDSVFIGTGAGLPNFMGVPGENLIGIYSANEYLTRSNLMRAYDFPNNDTPIIEGKNIAVLGGGNTAMDAVRTGLRLGADNAYIVYRRSEAEMPARAEEIHHAMDEGVQFHLLTTPIKFNGNGDGKVTSMECMQMELGEPDDSGRRRPVPIEGSNFIMEVDLVVVAIGNSSNPLIPQTTPGLDTNRWGNITVDEETMETSRKGVFAGGDIVTGGATVILAAGAGKKAARAMHAFMMNEVASQV; via the coding sequence ATGAAGATTCCCCGGCAATCGATGCCGGAGCAGGAACCCAACGTCCGCAATTCCAACTTCCAGGAAGTGCCGCTCGGTTTGACCGAAGAACAGGCGCTTTTGGAGGCGAACAGGTGCATCGAGTGCAAAAAAGCGCCGTGCATCCCTGGATGTCCGGTCGAGGTGGATATTCCCGGGTTTATCCGACTGGTCATGGACAAAGAGTACGCCGCAGCCGCTCGCAAGATCAAAGAGACCAACGCCCTCCCGGCCGTCTGCGGACGGGTCTGTCCGCAGGAAGAACAGTGCGAGATGGTGTGCACCCTTTCCAAGAAATTCAAACCGGTAGCAGTTGGATACCTTGAGAGATTCGTGGCGGACTACGAACGCGAGAACGATCTGGTCCAATTACCCGAAATCGCTCCGCCGACCGGCAAGAAAGTAGCTATCGTCGGCTCCGGACCGGCCGGACTGACAGTCGCCGGTGACCTGGTCAAGCTGGGCCACAAGATCACTGTCTTTGAGGCTCTGCACAAACCGGGCGGCGTGCTGGTCTATGGTATCCCGGAGTTCCGGCTGCCCAAACATATCGTCCAGGCGGAGTGTGACGTTCTGGCCGAGATGGGCGTGGAGTTTCAGAACTCGACCGTGGTCGGCAAGATGGATACAATCGATGAACTCTTCGAGATGGGCTATGATTCGGTTTTCATCGGCACCGGCGCCGGGCTGCCGAATTTCATGGGCGTTCCCGGCGAGAACCTGATCGGTATCTACTCGGCCAATGAGTATCTGACCCGTTCCAATCTGATGCGCGCTTATGATTTTCCGAACAACGACACGCCGATTATCGAAGGTAAGAATATCGCCGTCCTCGGTGGTGGCAACACCGCCATGGACGCCGTGCGCACGGGACTCCGACTGGGTGCGGACAACGCCTATATCGTTTACCGTCGGTCCGAAGCTGAGATGCCTGCCCGCGCCGAAGAGATTCATCATGCTATGGATGAAGGGGTGCAGTTTCATTTGCTGACGACACCGATAAAGTTCAATGGCAACGGCGACGGTAAAGTCACCTCGATGGAATGCATGCAGATGGAACTGGGCGAACCGGACGACTCGGGACGACGCCGTCCGGTGCCGATCGAAGGTTCTAATTTCATCATGGAGGTCGACCTGGTGGTGGTGGCTATCGGCAACTCTTCCAACCCGCTGATCCCGCAAACAACGCCCGGTCTGGACACCAATCGCTGGGGAAATATCACGGTCGATGAAGAGACTATGGAGACTTCGCGCAAAGGCGTGTTTGCCGGTGGCGATATCGTGACCGGTGGCGCTACCGTGATACTGGCCGCCGGCGCAGGCAAAAAAGCGGCCCGCGCCATGCATGCCTTTATGATGAACGAGGTGGCCAGCCAAGTTTGA